The following are encoded together in the candidate division KSB1 bacterium genome:
- a CDS encoding dicarboxylate/amino acid:cation symporter, which produces MSETATLERPPRRRMQRHTKIFLGLIVGASTGVLCNALFPDAPVVQAVQKYLSDPLGRIFLNMLVMVVIPLVFSSLALGVAQIGDLRQLGRVGLRTMVYFLTVTAVAVVIGLVLVNAIRPGDRLPQSTKEQLLATYSTQAAEVKGAAEQTQFGIQTLVNIVPRNPFAAIARPNPDMLALIFVALMVGIALTLVAKPRALPLIHLLEAINDVTIVLIRIAMRLAPYGVAALIFSVTSRFGYDLLSALAVYVLTVVAGLAIHLFGTFSVLVGLFSRYNPLKFFRKVETVMLTAFSTSSSGATLPTTMAVAQENLGIPQKIAGFVLPLGATMNMNGTALFEGVTVLFLAQVFGVPLSLTMQIIVIIMSVLTAVGAAGVPSGSIPLLIIVLGMVHVPAEGIAIILGVDRLLDMGRTVLNVTGDITCAAYVARSEGFTLRE; this is translated from the coding sequence ATGAGCGAGACAGCAACTCTTGAAAGGCCGCCCCGTCGTCGCATGCAGCGACACACGAAGATCTTCTTGGGATTGATTGTGGGAGCCAGCACCGGTGTGCTCTGCAATGCCCTGTTCCCGGACGCCCCGGTGGTGCAGGCGGTGCAGAAGTACCTCAGCGACCCCTTGGGGAGGATCTTCCTGAACATGCTCGTCATGGTGGTCATCCCCTTGGTCTTCTCGAGTCTCGCATTGGGGGTGGCACAGATTGGCGATTTGCGCCAGTTGGGGCGGGTCGGGCTCCGCACAATGGTCTACTTCCTGACAGTGACGGCGGTGGCCGTGGTCATTGGCCTGGTGCTGGTGAACGCGATACGGCCGGGCGATCGGCTGCCGCAGAGCACCAAGGAGCAGTTGCTGGCGACCTATTCCACGCAGGCAGCGGAGGTGAAGGGAGCTGCCGAGCAGACCCAGTTTGGCATTCAGACCCTGGTGAACATTGTGCCGCGCAACCCCTTTGCCGCCATTGCTCGGCCCAATCCCGACATGCTCGCCTTGATATTCGTCGCGCTCATGGTGGGCATCGCTCTGACCCTGGTGGCCAAGCCGCGCGCTCTGCCGCTCATCCACCTCCTCGAGGCAATCAACGACGTCACCATTGTGTTGATCCGCATTGCCATGCGCCTTGCTCCCTACGGGGTGGCAGCCCTGATCTTCAGCGTGACCTCGCGTTTTGGTTATGACCTGCTCTCTGCGCTGGCGGTGTACGTCCTGACGGTGGTAGCTGGACTTGCCATCCACCTGTTCGGGACGTTCTCAGTCTTGGTGGGCCTGTTCAGCCGCTACAACCCGCTGAAGTTCTTTCGCAAGGTGGAGACCGTGATGCTTACCGCCTTTTCGACGAGCTCCAGCGGCGCGACCCTGCCGACGACCATGGCGGTCGCCCAGGAGAACCTGGGTATTCCGCAGAAGATCGCCGGTTTTGTCTTGCCCCTTGGGGCGACGATGAACATGAACGGCACGGCGCTGTTTGAGGGCGTAACGGTTCTCTTCCTGGCCCAAGTCTTTGGCGTGCCCCTTTCGCTGACGATGCAGATTATCGTGATAATCATGAGTGTGCTGACCGCGGTCGGTGCGGCTGGGGTGCCATCGGGTTCGATCCCGCTGCTCATCATCGTCCTGGGCATGGTGCACGTGCCGGCGGAAGGGATTGCCATCATCCTTGGGGTGGACCGGCTGTTGGACATGGGCCGCACGGTGCTCAACGTGACCGGCGACATCACTTGTGCCGCGTACGTCGCCCGTTCCGAGGGGTTTACCCTTCGCGAATAG
- the pyrF gene encoding orotidine-5'-phosphate decarboxylase: protein MATNFVQDLQQLAQEKDSLLCVGLDIEQERLPRHLGQGHAAMVDFGRAIIDATADLALAYKLNFAFFEAYGLDGWRALEQLRAAIPSDCLAIADAKRGDIGNTMRMYARAIFATLGFDATTASPYLGRDAVEPLLTDPSHGVFFLCLTSNPGARDFQYFSDGRKRLFEHTAATVASWNSAGNCGLVVGATHSEELAGVRTLAPALPFLIPGIGAQGGDLEMAVLYGTDARGELALFNSSRGIIFKSSGPDFAEAARSEAQALRDAINAARAPKRRPPA from the coding sequence ATGGCGACCAACTTTGTACAAGATCTTCAACAGCTGGCGCAAGAAAAGGACAGCTTGCTCTGCGTGGGCCTGGACATCGAGCAGGAGCGGCTCCCCAGGCATTTGGGACAAGGACATGCGGCGATGGTGGACTTTGGCCGTGCCATTATCGACGCTACGGCCGACCTGGCCCTGGCCTACAAGCTGAACTTTGCCTTTTTCGAGGCCTATGGCCTCGACGGGTGGCGAGCCTTGGAGCAGCTCAGGGCTGCCATCCCCTCCGACTGCCTGGCCATTGCCGATGCCAAGCGGGGCGACATTGGCAATACTATGCGCATGTACGCCCGCGCCATCTTTGCCACGCTCGGCTTCGACGCCACGACCGCCAGCCCCTATCTGGGCCGCGACGCAGTGGAGCCGCTGCTTACCGATCCCAGCCACGGGGTCTTCTTCCTCTGCCTCACCTCCAATCCCGGCGCCAGAGACTTCCAATACTTCTCCGACGGCCGCAAGCGCCTGTTCGAGCACACCGCGGCCACGGTGGCCAGCTGGAATAGCGCCGGCAATTGTGGCCTGGTCGTTGGCGCCACGCACTCTGAGGAATTGGCAGGCGTGCGCACCTTGGCTCCGGCTCTCCCCTTTCTCATCCCCGGCATCGGGGCGCAAGGCGGCGATCTGGAGATGGCGGTCCTCTACGGTACCGACGCCCGTGGGGAGTTGGCCCTATTCAATTCGAGCAGGGGGATCATTTTCAAGTCCTCAGGCCCAGACTTTGCGGAAGCGGCACGGAGTGAGGCGCAAGCCCTTCGCGACGCCATCAATGCCGCACGCGCCCCCAAACGGCGCCCGCCCGCCTGA
- the pyrE gene encoding orotate phosphoribosyltransferase: protein MEKEQVMRIFRSSGGLLEGHFLLSSGLHSPQYFQCAKVLQYPHYAELLCGEIAEHFAGEDVDVVIAPAIGGIVVAQEVGRQLCRRSIWAEREEDKMSLRRGFELQPGERVLVVEDVVTTGGSVREVVALATDAGCEVVGIGAIVDRSGRKATFDVDLFSVMKLEVVTYPPDKCPLCKRGVPVVKPGSRKR from the coding sequence GTGGAAAAGGAACAGGTGATGCGCATCTTTCGCAGCAGTGGCGGGTTGTTGGAAGGCCATTTCCTGCTCAGCTCCGGGCTGCACAGCCCCCAGTACTTTCAGTGCGCCAAGGTGCTGCAGTACCCTCACTACGCCGAACTGTTGTGCGGCGAGATCGCCGAGCACTTTGCCGGCGAAGATGTCGACGTGGTCATTGCGCCGGCCATTGGCGGCATCGTAGTGGCGCAGGAGGTGGGACGCCAACTGTGCAGACGTTCCATTTGGGCCGAACGCGAAGAGGACAAGATGAGCCTCCGCCGCGGCTTTGAACTGCAACCGGGAGAACGAGTGCTGGTGGTGGAAGATGTGGTTACCACGGGTGGTTCGGTACGTGAGGTGGTCGCGCTGGCGACTGACGCCGGATGCGAGGTCGTCGGCATCGGCGCCATCGTGGACCGCAGCGGCCGTAAGGCCACCTTCGATGTTGACCTCTTCTCCGTGATGAAGCTGGAGGTAGTTACCTACCCGCCGGACAAATGCCCCCTGTGCAAACGAGGCGTGCCCGTGGTAAAGCCCGGCAGTCGCAAGCGATAA
- a CDS encoding diacylglycerol kinase family lipid kinase — protein MPAFIIVNPKAANGRAGRIWPACARLLDEALGGQYEARLTEGPGHAVELAKEAAAHGYELVVAAGGDGTVNEVVNGLADALARTQLGILSLGTGKDLIKTLGIPADLRQAAQVLASGTVRHIDLGRALFVDHHGRRAERLFVNVGDVGFSGAVVQRVNRSSKALGGFVSYLGGLVATLVTYSNKLVHITVDQAVDEILVANAVVVANGQYFGGGMWVAPSAKADDGLFEVAVIGDVGKTEVIANVPRLYRGTLASHPKVRYFRGRTVTVNSGDEVLLDLDGEQPGRVPVTFELLPQALACLTPA, from the coding sequence ATGCCTGCGTTCATCATCGTCAATCCCAAGGCAGCAAACGGCAGGGCCGGCCGCATTTGGCCTGCGTGCGCAAGACTGCTCGACGAAGCGCTGGGTGGCCAGTATGAGGCCCGCCTGACTGAGGGGCCCGGGCACGCGGTGGAGCTGGCCAAGGAGGCGGCAGCACATGGCTATGAGCTGGTGGTCGCCGCTGGCGGCGATGGTACGGTCAACGAGGTGGTCAACGGCCTCGCCGACGCCCTCGCCCGCACCCAATTGGGTATCCTTTCCCTGGGAACCGGCAAAGACCTGATCAAGACCCTTGGCATTCCTGCGGACCTGCGGCAGGCAGCCCAGGTGCTGGCCAGCGGCACGGTGCGCCACATCGATCTCGGCCGCGCCCTGTTCGTGGACCACCATGGTCGCCGGGCAGAGCGCCTGTTTGTAAACGTCGGCGATGTGGGCTTTAGCGGCGCTGTGGTGCAACGCGTCAACCGCTCCAGTAAGGCACTCGGGGGCTTTGTCTCCTATCTTGGCGGGCTGGTGGCCACCCTGGTCACCTACTCCAACAAGTTGGTGCACATCACTGTGGATCAAGCAGTCGACGAAATTCTGGTGGCAAACGCCGTGGTGGTGGCCAATGGCCAGTACTTTGGCGGCGGCATGTGGGTCGCCCCCAGCGCCAAGGCTGATGACGGCCTGTTCGAAGTGGCGGTCATCGGGGATGTCGGCAAGACGGAGGTCATTGCCAACGTGCCTAGGTTGTACCGCGGCACCTTAGCCTCTCACCCCAAGGTGCGCTACTTCCGCGGCCGCACGGTGACGGTCAACTCCGGTGATGAGGTGCTGCTGGACCTGGACGGCGAGCAGCCGGGGCGCGTCCCCGTCACCTTCGAACTTCTCCCCCAGGCACTTGCCTGTCTCACGCCGGCATGA
- a CDS encoding RNA polymerase sigma factor RpoD/SigA → MAKKRQDTEPPFKQSIEKYLEEIANFSPLPPQEEIELARRIRNSDTQALEQLVKANLRFVISVAKEYQGQGLPLQDLISEGNLGLIKAAQRFDETRGFKFISYAVWWIRQSILQALAEQARVVRLPLNRVGAINRVGRTFEALEKAYGREPSMEEIADEMDLSTREVAEVLRNAARHVSLDEPFQQDEGTSLLDVLESDRYDPPDGPLMRESLRNEIDKVLATLRPREAEIVRLYFGFDGDRPLTLEEIGAHFRLTRERVRQIKEKALHRLRHRSRLEPLRKYLG, encoded by the coding sequence ATGGCCAAGAAGAGACAGGATACGGAACCTCCCTTCAAACAGTCCATCGAGAAGTACCTGGAGGAGATCGCGAACTTCTCTCCGCTCCCTCCACAAGAAGAGATCGAGCTGGCGCGACGCATTCGAAACTCGGATACGCAGGCGCTGGAACAGTTGGTCAAAGCCAATCTGCGTTTCGTCATCAGCGTCGCCAAGGAGTATCAGGGGCAGGGGTTGCCGCTGCAGGACCTCATCAGCGAAGGGAACTTGGGGCTCATCAAGGCGGCGCAGCGTTTCGATGAGACGCGCGGCTTCAAGTTCATATCCTACGCCGTGTGGTGGATTCGGCAGTCCATTCTCCAAGCCCTTGCCGAGCAGGCGCGTGTGGTCCGTCTGCCCTTGAACCGAGTGGGCGCCATCAACCGGGTGGGGCGCACCTTTGAGGCGTTGGAGAAGGCCTACGGCCGCGAGCCGAGCATGGAGGAGATTGCCGATGAGATGGACTTGAGCACGCGTGAGGTGGCCGAAGTGCTAAGAAACGCCGCCCGCCATGTGTCACTGGATGAGCCCTTCCAGCAAGACGAGGGCACCAGTCTCTTGGACGTCTTGGAGAGCGACCGCTACGACCCGCCGGACGGCCCCTTGATGCGCGAGTCCCTGCGCAACGAGATCGACAAGGTGCTGGCTACCTTGCGGCCACGCGAGGCGGAGATAGTCCGCCTCTACTTCGGCTTCGACGGGGACCGGCCGCTGACGTTGGAGGAGATTGGCGCCCACTTCCGCCTCACCCGCGAGCGCGTGCGGCAGATCAAGGAGAAGGCCCTGCATCGTCTCCGCCACCGCTCACGCCTTGAACCTTTGCGTAAGTACTTAGGATAG
- a CDS encoding T9SS type A sorting domain-containing protein, with protein sequence MRGRLSVGMLAIGLATSALAQTLEPLGMAGYELTCLASHEGRLFVGTPGQGVFVRDAQGGNWRSLGLEGATVLSLYPHDVGPLGWCVAAGAEPSGSGADTTLIYCWTPTDSQWTPMDKGLERSEVRAVYALDGFLDPRICGETFAGGGEGVYRRTLGSEAWERVSEWHFATVYDLKVNPARRTVWAVGGGTCAFIPLAAKSTDAGDTWEYLLPPSPAPLLSNSCLSLAFHPHFSDTLFAGMTGAVVQTTDGGEGWRFALQEEGTDFKGLAIDTGGPLHVWAAGSGGRGSCRFWESFDGGRQWFRMRKVEERLASGVVRLVFDPLAAGVVYIATSHNGVWRYENHASPVSQDAIVLTLRLQEGIPLDMALAEEIEAALKAAREAVSALDGIHAFPEYVPTELLVKADAPWTRAWAVGQLWTGNQAVDALGRQFLLTGARPLLPSGQPQWWVLTFAAPLKVPLLARLYQACAGVLAAEPNGYTGDGDNIQAFKKDEMWHFVFSKGWGDCRAGCIDRYYWYVTVSHDLSARLVAEWQQDFSSPRIHLWNIPPRYAATVFKSTEELLLAVGAPEWWVRRHALEVIGRLFAYPNPSVGEDLANPLLFAQLRQGVRQRREEVISLVRGCFGDPDEDVRASARLALTRVLGLEGGDLACYFPLAVGNWWRFTGGQRSEVRDTLRLGGQLFFQVDGLAQVGRAFVRFGEDNKLVLATTGIAMCWLDFAADSDQPWVVSVPGSAARWTVSLESTSDTVTVPAGTFTHCYRFLFRFSGSDNDWVEWYAPGVGPVKRTLYGFAVIHYLLEVASVNGVELPAAIPSPAGADAPGEFRLLPPQPNPLVGTALLSYQLPADEQVTLVVYDLLGRKQRTLISGRRAAGTHQVTWDGKDDLGWLLPSGQYLCVLSGRSGRQVQKVVLLR encoded by the coding sequence ATGCGTGGAAGGCTTTCTGTTGGGATGCTGGCCATCGGCCTTGCTACATCAGCCTTGGCACAGACCTTGGAGCCCCTGGGGATGGCAGGGTACGAACTGACGTGCCTGGCCTCCCATGAAGGACGCCTCTTCGTCGGTACCCCGGGACAGGGCGTGTTTGTCCGGGATGCGCAGGGCGGAAACTGGCGCTCCCTCGGTTTGGAAGGGGCCACTGTCCTCTCCCTCTATCCTCACGACGTTGGCCCCCTCGGTTGGTGCGTGGCCGCTGGTGCCGAACCATCTGGTTCCGGCGCCGACACCACCCTCATCTACTGCTGGACGCCGACCGACTCCCAGTGGACCCCCATGGACAAGGGGCTCGAGCGCTCGGAGGTGCGAGCCGTCTACGCACTCGACGGCTTTCTTGATCCCCGGATCTGCGGGGAGACTTTCGCCGGCGGGGGTGAGGGTGTTTACCGGAGAACACTGGGCAGTGAGGCATGGGAAAGAGTCTCCGAGTGGCACTTCGCCACGGTCTACGACCTCAAGGTGAATCCGGCGAGGCGTACCGTCTGGGCGGTTGGCGGTGGGACCTGCGCCTTCATCCCTTTGGCGGCCAAGTCGACGGACGCGGGTGACACTTGGGAGTACCTCCTTCCTCCCTCTCCGGCCCCCTTGTTATCGAACAGTTGCCTTTCTTTGGCCTTCCATCCGCACTTTTCCGACACCCTGTTCGCGGGAATGACCGGAGCCGTGGTGCAGACCACCGACGGCGGAGAGGGGTGGCGCTTCGCGCTGCAGGAGGAAGGGACCGATTTCAAGGGCCTGGCCATTGACACGGGCGGGCCACTGCACGTGTGGGCAGCAGGGAGCGGAGGCCGCGGCTCGTGCCGATTCTGGGAGAGCTTTGACGGAGGTCGCCAGTGGTTTCGCATGCGGAAGGTGGAAGAGAGGCTCGCCTCAGGCGTTGTCCGCCTGGTTTTCGACCCCCTCGCTGCGGGAGTCGTGTACATAGCGACATCCCACAACGGCGTGTGGCGCTACGAGAACCATGCTTCGCCCGTCAGCCAGGACGCCATCGTCCTTACCCTGCGACTGCAAGAAGGCATTCCGCTGGACATGGCCTTGGCAGAAGAAATCGAGGCGGCACTGAAAGCGGCGCGCGAAGCGGTGAGTGCGCTAGACGGGATCCATGCCTTTCCGGAGTATGTGCCCACGGAACTGCTGGTGAAGGCGGATGCCCCCTGGACACGAGCCTGGGCGGTAGGCCAGCTGTGGACGGGCAACCAAGCCGTGGATGCCCTTGGGCGCCAGTTCTTGTTGACGGGCGCACGGCCTCTGTTGCCATCCGGGCAGCCACAATGGTGGGTGCTCACCTTTGCCGCGCCGCTGAAAGTGCCACTCCTTGCCCGCCTCTACCAGGCCTGCGCCGGAGTACTGGCAGCGGAGCCAAACGGCTACACCGGAGACGGGGACAATATCCAAGCCTTCAAGAAAGACGAAATGTGGCATTTCGTCTTCTCTAAGGGATGGGGAGACTGCCGGGCAGGATGCATTGATCGCTACTACTGGTATGTGACGGTGAGCCACGACCTCTCCGCACGGCTGGTTGCCGAGTGGCAACAAGATTTTTCCTCCCCGCGCATTCACCTGTGGAATATCCCGCCTCGATACGCAGCGACCGTGTTCAAGAGCACAGAGGAGCTTCTTCTGGCAGTGGGTGCACCCGAGTGGTGGGTGCGGCGGCACGCGCTGGAGGTTATCGGTCGGCTCTTCGCCTACCCGAACCCCTCGGTTGGAGAGGACTTGGCAAACCCCTTGCTGTTTGCCCAACTCCGCCAGGGGGTCAGGCAGCGCCGTGAGGAGGTCATCTCCCTGGTGCGCGGCTGCTTCGGTGACCCGGACGAGGACGTGCGCGCCTCTGCTCGCCTGGCGCTCACGAGAGTGCTGGGACTGGAGGGCGGCGATTTGGCCTGCTACTTCCCGCTGGCCGTTGGTAACTGGTGGCGGTTCACCGGTGGGCAGCGTTCGGAGGTGAGGGATACCCTGCGCCTCGGTGGGCAGCTTTTCTTCCAGGTGGATGGCCTGGCGCAGGTAGGACGGGCCTTCGTGCGATTCGGAGAGGACAACAAATTGGTACTTGCCACGACCGGCATCGCGATGTGCTGGTTGGACTTTGCTGCGGACAGCGACCAACCATGGGTGGTTTCTGTGCCCGGCTCCGCGGCCCGCTGGACGGTGTCGCTGGAAAGCACCTCAGACACCGTGACCGTTCCCGCGGGCACGTTCACGCACTGTTATCGTTTCCTCTTCAGGTTTTCCGGGAGTGACAACGATTGGGTGGAATGGTACGCACCCGGCGTTGGACCGGTGAAGCGGACGCTGTACGGTTTTGCCGTGATCCACTATCTGCTGGAGGTTGCTTCAGTCAACGGTGTGGAACTGCCGGCCGCGATACCATCGCCCGCGGGAGCGGACGCACCCGGCGAGTTCCGTCTGCTGCCGCCGCAACCGAATCCACTTGTAGGCACTGCCTTGCTCAGTTACCAGCTGCCTGCCGACGAGCAGGTGACGTTGGTAGTCTACGACCTGCTGGGCCGCAAACAGCGCACCCTTATATCTGGGCGAAGGGCAGCGGGCACGCACCAGGTCACCTGGGACGGGAAGGACGACCTGGGCTGGCTCCTTCCCAGCGGCCAGTACCTGTGTGTGCTGAGTGGGAGGAGCGGTCGCCAGGTGCAGAAGGTGGTGCTTCTGCGTTGA
- a CDS encoding PQQ-like beta-propeller repeat protein, with protein MSARKCWLCVLLLGLSCARQPQGPAYVASTETFVFGFDEKGKVLWKTPMPGFRTWAFSDSIWLACSLVPAVLVAIEPTTGKELWRWSGEGLLVGAALDSIPPDCTLVACTVETATAMVHMRLHPRTGHLLARWTRPNELPWPQPRQGAACPVQALEELIEVAFSSATAFGFDQNAKLVWRLPLRPEERPRHFSMRYVVLGTECGLRVLDRRTGNILWERHYPSAVQSLSGDEDYVQVGLADGTYWLHEAATGKPFRPSQAALPQQR; from the coding sequence ATGAGTGCGCGAAAGTGCTGGTTGTGCGTTTTGTTGCTTGGCCTCAGCTGTGCCAGGCAGCCGCAGGGGCCGGCGTATGTCGCTTCCACCGAAACGTTCGTATTCGGGTTCGACGAGAAAGGCAAGGTGCTCTGGAAAACTCCCATGCCGGGGTTTCGGACATGGGCCTTCTCTGACTCGATCTGGCTTGCTTGCAGCCTCGTGCCGGCAGTGCTGGTGGCCATCGAGCCCACGACGGGCAAGGAGCTGTGGCGCTGGTCTGGCGAGGGCCTACTGGTCGGAGCCGCCCTGGACAGCATTCCGCCCGATTGTACCCTGGTGGCCTGTACCGTGGAGACTGCCACTGCGATGGTGCACATGCGCCTGCACCCACGCACTGGTCATTTGCTCGCCCGCTGGACGCGCCCCAACGAGCTTCCGTGGCCACAGCCGCGCCAAGGGGCTGCATGCCCGGTGCAGGCGCTCGAGGAGCTGATCGAGGTTGCCTTTTCCTCTGCAACCGCCTTCGGTTTCGACCAGAATGCCAAGCTGGTCTGGCGGCTCCCTCTGCGGCCGGAGGAGCGTCCTCGCCACTTTTCCATGCGCTACGTCGTGCTGGGTACCGAATGCGGTCTGCGTGTCCTGGACCGGCGAACCGGGAACATCTTGTGGGAAAGGCACTACCCTTCCGCCGTTCAGTCACTCAGCGGCGACGAGGACTATGTGCAAGTCGGCCTGGCGGACGGCACCTATTGGCTGCACGAAGCCGCCACTGGCAAGCCGTTCCGGCCCTCTCAGGCTGCGCTGCCGCAGCAGCGGTAG
- a CDS encoding T9SS type A sorting domain-containing protein, with amino-acid sequence MEGASSQIWGSWLRRGNNQQWAAPLPLSPGGHRDSHPVLLSEGWPFDAGARSVVWQSDADGDEELYARRWWSCEDSVYLWETTKLTENEAVDIDPYGLFLPFGCLGSPLLVWASNIDGHFDIYGGTMSPEFRITQDAFPDRSPIISVAFPFPNPPDTSWDAWESFRDGNWDILAAGIPEQRGLVVDERPLVPGDLVLYQNYPNPFHVSTAIRYDMRTPGLVRVEIYNILGQKVRTLPEEWKAQGSHQVRWDGRDQSRRPVPTGVYSCRLWAGGAQQAIQVLYLP; translated from the coding sequence GTGGAAGGCGCCAGCTCTCAGATCTGGGGGAGCTGGCTGCGCAGGGGCAACAACCAGCAGTGGGCTGCTCCGCTGCCGTTGAGTCCCGGCGGCCATCGGGATTCCCACCCGGTACTCCTGTCCGAGGGCTGGCCTTTCGATGCGGGTGCGAGGAGCGTCGTATGGCAATCCGATGCAGATGGCGATGAAGAGCTTTATGCACGGAGATGGTGGAGCTGTGAAGATTCCGTCTACCTGTGGGAGACGACAAAGCTGACCGAGAACGAAGCCGTTGACATTGATCCCTATGGCTTGTTCTTGCCTTTTGGCTGCCTTGGCTCCCCGCTGCTGGTATGGGCTTCAAACATCGATGGCCATTTTGACATCTATGGTGGCACAATGTCTCCAGAGTTTCGGATTACCCAAGACGCCTTTCCGGACCGCTCCCCGATCATTTCCGTCGCCTTCCCCTTCCCCAATCCTCCTGATACCAGCTGGGACGCCTGGGAGAGTTTTCGCGATGGCAACTGGGACATTTTGGCTGCGGGCATTCCCGAACAAAGGGGCCTCGTGGTTGACGAGAGGCCCTTGGTGCCAGGTGACCTTGTTCTGTATCAAAACTATCCCAACCCTTTCCACGTCTCCACGGCAATCCGGTACGACATGCGTACGCCGGGCTTGGTGAGGGTGGAAATATACAACATCCTCGGGCAGAAGGTGCGCACGCTGCCGGAGGAATGGAAGGCGCAAGGGAGCCACCAGGTGCGCTGGGACGGCAGAGACCAGAGCAGAAGGCCCGTGCCCACCGGCGTTTACTCCTGCCGACTCTGGGCGGGTGGCGCGCAGCAGGCCATCCAGGTGCTTTATCTGCCCTAG